Proteins found in one Bacillota bacterium genomic segment:
- a CDS encoding DNA repair protein RadC, producing MRVEVVRVELVRERSVSYAGRTIRSPRDAVRMVRPLIERSDRERFVALYLSTRRTVHAIHEVGVGDIDSAPAHPREVFTAALLANAAAVIVAHNHPSGDPEPSPDDVAVTKRLVEAGRLLGVELLDHLVIGDRAYVSLRERGLV from the coding sequence GTGCGGGTCGAGGTCGTGCGCGTGGAGCTCGTGCGCGAGCGGTCGGTCTCGTACGCGGGGAGGACCATCAGGAGCCCAAGGGATGCGGTGCGGATGGTCAGGCCCCTCATCGAGCGGTCGGACCGGGAGCGGTTCGTGGCGCTCTACCTGAGCACGCGCCGCACCGTCCACGCCATCCACGAGGTGGGCGTCGGGGACATCGACTCCGCTCCGGCCCATCCCCGGGAGGTCTTCACGGCGGCGCTCCTGGCCAACGCCGCTGCGGTCATCGTCGCCCACAACCACCCCTCCGGCGATCCCGAGCCGAGCCCGGACGACGTGGCGGTGACAAAGCGCTTGGTGGAGGCCGGGCGGCTTCTCGGCGTCGAGCTCCTCGACCACCTGGTTATCGGTGACCGCGCGTACGTGAGCCTCCGCGAGCGGGGCCTGGTCTAG